From one Anopheles cruzii chromosome 3, idAnoCruzAS_RS32_06, whole genome shotgun sequence genomic stretch:
- the LOC128270388 gene encoding uncharacterized protein LOC128270388 — protein MRLAHRPPTVAATEPWTENKAPALAPALDQSQLSFAPVKSAGSSAPICGAGAVSFFFDARENCDQKLVTRGNKLLPKLVQLRIETDVVSRESYIKSIPLRVLNCLEHVSAVDCGKRYLLQNMESKSYRFANTGNFTHDVQQVLLPGYRSADNKLFSDRLLALNGSDVNERIDRGLRLLFNERIVDLQLVPGLAVRLTPSGSDQLEFSVKKALAVVDGEVGRDKAKKGLKTVLQLGVPLILLPSMLLAGILPMVLPVLKFATIFSSIVNHAALAAAIMYLAKQHAAEQESKQTVYFNAGYN, from the exons ATGAGGCTGGCGCACCGGCCA CCCACGGTGGCTGCCACGGAGCCGTGGACCGAGAACAAGGCCCCGGCGCTGGCCCCGGCGCTCGATCAGTCGCAATTGAGCTTCGCACCAGTCAAGAGCGCCGGCAGTTCTGCTCCGATCTGTGGCGCCGGTGCCGTATCTTTCTTCTTTGACGCGCGCGAAAACTGCGATCAGAAGCTCGTCACTCGCGGCAATAAGCTACTTCCGAAactcgtgc AACTGCGAATCGAGACCGACGTCGTGTCGCGGGAATCGTACATCAAATCGATCCCACTGCGGGTGCTGAATTGCTTGGAACACGTGTCTGCCGTTGACTGCGGGAAACGGTATTTGTTGCAGAACATGGAATCGAAGAGCTACCGGTTCGCCAACACCGGCAACTTCACCCACGACGTTCAGCAGGTGCTGCTACCGGGCTACCGGTCCGCGGACAACAAGCTGTTCAGCGATCGGCTGCTCGCGCTGAACGGAAGTGACGTGAACGAGCGAATCGATCGCGGTCTGCGGTTGCTGTTCAACGAACGGATCGTCGATCTGCAGCTGGTGCCTGGGCTGGCCGTACGGTTAACACCGAGCGGCTCGGACCAGCTGGAGTTCTCCGTCAAGAAAGCCTTGGCCGTCGTGGACGGCGAAGTCGGTCGGGACAAGGCGAAGAAGGGCCTGAAAACGGTGTTGCAGCTGGGTGTACCGTTGATACTGCTACCGTCGATGCTACTGGCGGGCATCCTGCCCATGGTTTTGCCCGTCCTCAAGTTCGCTACCATTTTCTCGAGCATCGTGAACCACGCCGCCCTCGCCGCGGCAATAATGTACCTGGCGAAGCAGCACGCCGCCGAGCAGGAGAGCAAACAGACGGTGTACTTCAACGCGGGCTACAACTAG
- the LOC128274258 gene encoding protein apnoia, whose translation MVAFDRRTAVVGVVLVCAILNLAYGAETSDGALNDGDLTEGRTFGHHFLKRISFAMIPAAFIVGVITTLLSALTVVSMKGLGVGVILLVLTISQVIARSFPAPLPAPLPVAYSAPAPAPIPLVYKDW comes from the exons ATGGTTGCCTTTGATCGCCGTACGGCCGTGGTTGGTGTTGTGCTGGTGTGTGCCATCCTGAACCTGGCTTACGGGGCCGAAACGAGCGATGGTGCCCTTAACGATGGTGATTTGACAG AGGGACGCACCTTCGGGCACCACTTCCTGAAGCGCATCAGCTTCGCCATGATTCCGGCAGCTTTCATCGTTGGCGTCATCACAACGCTACTGTCCGCGCTGACCGTGGTGTCGATGAAGGGCCTCGGAGTTGGC GTCATCCTTTTGGTGCTTACTATCTCGCAAGTAATTGCCCGAAGCTTCCCTGCCCCGCTGCccgcgccacttccggtggcctaCAGTGCACCCGCCCCGGCCCCCATTCCGCTCGTCTACAAGGACTGGTGA